One Candidatus Nitronauta litoralis genomic window, GTCTTAAATTAACGTCATTCCCGGTACCTCCCATATTTATGAAAGTTCCACCAGCTTCCTCGGCCATCACCTTGCAGGGAGCAAAATCCCAGATATAGGCCCAGGGGTCTACCATGGCGTCTACAATACCCCGGATGGCCATTAGATGCCCAAATGCATCTGGGTAGGTTCTGACTAACCCCGCCTCTCTATGTAGTTGATTTAAAAGCCGCATCCGCTTTTTTTCACGGAAACAATAAACATCCCCTGTTGCCAGGGCCGCTCCCTGTATTTTTGAATGTTTTGAAACATGAAGCCTCTCCTCCTTAAGCCAGGCCCCCTGGTTTTTGATTGCCCAGGCGGTTTCACCAAGGGCGGGTAAAGAAATAATGCCTAAAACCGGTTTACCGTGGTGCAACAAAGAGACGAGGGTGGAGAAAAGTGGAAGCCCCCGAATAAAAGATCTAGTGCCATCAATAGGGTCGATTGTCCATACCCACTCTCGATGATCTTCTTCAGAACCAAACTCTTCACCTATAATTCCATGATCAGGAAACGACCGCATAATCCGTTTGCGCAACATTTCCTCAACCTTTTTGTCGGCTATGGTGACAGGGCTTTGATCGGATTTGGTTTCAACTTTTACCGAGGTTCTGAAATAATTCATTACCTGCCGGTTCGCGGGTTTAAGCCAGGAGATTACAGAATCTTTCGTTTCAAGAAGGAATTTCAAAATATTGATGCCTGAAAGGGAGTGGTACTGTTAGTGAGGCTCTTTTATTTATCGTCACTCAATATAAAAACAGGTTGCGCTCAAGACCCTGTAAATTATAAACTCAAAATCTTTGGGCACCAAATTGAAAAGGTCTTTCTAAAATTATGAATAATAAACAGTTAACGTTTGGGATAATTTTTGTGTTTTTCATCGCCATTCTATTTTTTATGGTGATTGTCTGGGAAATCAAGAAGTCTATCGATTTTCAGGAAAAAATGGCTGACTCCCGGCCTGACAACAAACAAATGAAAATAGAAGATAACAGGGATTTCAGCATTTATGAAACCATGGTGGGTGATGACGGAAGAGAGATGATCCTGATCCCTGAAGGGGTGTTCACCCGGGGTTCCAGAATGGGAGATATTGATGAAAAACCAGAACAGGAAGTTTATTTAGACGCATTTTATGCGGATAAGTTTGAAGTGACAGTTGAAGCGTACAACAAATTTCGTAAAGCTGCTGATTATGTCGAGGCTTCTGTTCCATTTTTCCAGGGAAATCATGAGATTCTGGACACTCCTAATTTTCCTCAGGTTGGTGTTTCCTGGTACGACGCAGTTAATTATTGTGCCTGGGCGGGGAAACGACTTTTGACTGAAGCAGAATGGGAAAAAGCGGCGCGTGGGACCCATGGCCTGGTTTATCCCTGGGGAAATGATATGTTGCCAAAACGGGCTAATATTAAAGGCACCGCAGACGATTTCCCTTATATGGCTCCGGTAGGCAGTTATCCGATGGGCCGCAGCGTATATGGCATTTACGATA contains:
- a CDS encoding formylglycine-generating enzyme family protein, coding for MNNKQLTFGIIFVFFIAILFFMVIVWEIKKSIDFQEKMADSRPDNKQMKIEDNRDFSIYETMVGDDGREMILIPEGVFTRGSRMGDIDEKPEQEVYLDAFYADKFEVTVEAYNKFRKAADYVEASVPFFQGNHEILDTPNFPQVGVSWYDAVNYCAWAGKRLLTEAEWEKAARGTHGLVYPWGNDMLPKRANIKGTADDFPYMAPVGSYPMGRSVYGIYDMAGNVSEWVEDYYDQFAFERLEMINPVYDKETKTRVYRGGSWDATKVNVRASKRFAATPGRKDAIVGFRCGKSSEKEKSVAK